A genomic segment from Chrysemys picta bellii isolate R12L10 chromosome 11, ASM1138683v2, whole genome shotgun sequence encodes:
- the ZC3H15 gene encoding zinc finger CCCH domain-containing protein 15, translating to MPPKKPPPAAGPNKKADQKKKEKIIEDKTFGLKNKKGAKQQKFIKAVTHQVKFGQQNPRQAAQTEGDKKLKKDDKKKELQELNELFKPVVAAQKISKGADPKSVVCAFFKQGQCTKGDKCKFSHDLSLERKCEKRSVYIDARDEDLEKDTMDNWDEKKLEEVVNKKHGEAEKKKPKTQIVCKYFLDAIENNKYGWFWVCPGGGDNCMYRHALPPGFVLKKDKKKEEKEDEVSLEDLIERERAALGPNITKITLESFLAWKKRKRQEKIDKAEQDMERRKADFKAGKALVISGREVFEFRPELVDADDEEADDTNYIQGSSEDEVEDLVRINDVDLNLYVPKDVDETGITVASLERFSTYTSVEKDDNKLSEASGGGIENGEQSDLEENEAEGEQENGVIDAVPVDENLFTGEDLDELEEELNTLDLEE from the exons GACAAAACATTTGGTCTAAAGAATAAGAAAGGAGCAAAACAGCAGAAGTTTATCAAGGCTGTGACTCATCAAGTTAAATTTGGTCAACAAAATCCAAGACAG GCTGCTCAAACTGAAGGTGACAAGAAATTAAAGAAAGATGATAAGAAGAAAGAATTACAGGAACTAAATGAACTCTTCAAACCTGTAGTTGCTGCCCAGAAAATTAGTAAAG GTGCAGATCCCAAATCAGTAGTTTGTGCTTTCTTCAAGCAAGGACAGTGCACTAAAGGAGATAAGTGCAAGTTTTCTCATGATTTGTCTTTGGAGAGAAAGTGTGAAAAACGAAGTGTTTACATTGATGCAAGAGATGAAGATCTTGAAAAAG ATACAATGGATAATTGGGATGAGAAAAAGCTGGAAGAGGTGGTGAACAAGAAGCATGGTGAGGCggaaaagaaaaaacccaaaactcAAATA GTCTGCAAGTATTTTCTTGATGCTATCGAAAACAACAAATATGGCTGGTTTTGGGTTTGTCCTGGTGGAGGAGACAACTGTATGTACCGCCATGCTCTCCCTCCTGGCTTTGTactaaaaaaagacaaaaagaaggaggaaaaggaagatGAAGTTTCTTTAGAAGATCTAATAGAAAGAGAG CGTGCTGCCTTAGGACCAAACATTACCAAAATCACCCTAGAGTCTTTTCTTgcatggaagaaaagaaaaagacaagaAAAGATTGACAAGGCTGAACAAGATATGGAACGGAGGAAAGCAGATTTTAAAGCTGGCAAAGCACTGGTG ATCAGTGGACGTGAAGTATTTGAGTTCCGTCCTGAGTTGGTTGACGCCGATGATGAAGAAGCAGACGACACTAATTATATTCAGGGATCAAGTGAAGATGAG GTTGAAGATCTTGTGAGGATAAATGATGTAGACTTGAACCTGTATGTCCCAAAGGATGTAGATGAGACTGGTATTACTGTGGCTAGTCTTGAGCGATTCAGCACATACACTTCAGTGGAAAAAGATG aTAACAAATTAAGTGAAGCTTCAGGAGGTGGGATAGAGAATGGGGAGCAAAGTGATTTAGAAGAAAACGAGGCAGAAGGAGAACAGGAAAATGGAGTAATAGATGCAGTTCCTGTTGATGAAAATCTTTTTACTGGAGAGGACTTGGATGAACTAGAAGAAGAATTAAACACTCTTGATTTAGAAGAATGA